The sequence below is a genomic window from Cicer arietinum cultivar CDC Frontier isolate Library 1 chromosome 6, Cicar.CDCFrontier_v2.0, whole genome shotgun sequence.
TTTTTCATCCTATTTAAAAATgttcacaaaaataattatctaattttaaaatcaaacttcTTAGTCATCTATTTTCACTTCTATTATGATTTCCGTttcaaatcataattttatCCTAAAAATATTGACTTTTAGTCCAAAAAATGGTGATTTTATATTCTACAAGTTAATTTTTCTCTTATCAATTCtattttaatgttatatatattgtGGCATAACTATTATCACCTTTTTTTTAACATACCAAAGTTTTTTTGGAGAACAAAAATTcttccaaaatttatttttaaatagaaaaatgagtatgaaaatatgaatactCGATTTTAAGTCTTATGCTAAAATTCAACACAAGGATTATATTGATGATCTTTTTcaccataaaatttattaaatccTACTAGTATATTGTTTAAGCTATAGtatctaataaattttaattgtaagATTTCCTACATAATTTTCTCATGTTGGATTctaatatgaaattaatataaactttgaacaaaTATTGGTGTATTTAGAAACACCAGATACTAATAGTTGTATGTCCTTGGTTGGTGTATAAAATGattcataattataacattttatattttgagcTTTTGTGATTGTCAAAAAGACTTCATGcttttgcctttttttttattctgagAATGATAATTGTTATTATGTTagaaattagaagaaaaaacatGTATTCACTAAAATAATCctctaattttaaatcaaacTTTATAGTCATCTATTTTTACTATTGTTATAATTTTGGTCccaaatcataatttttatcctaaaaatattaatttttagttcaaaaaagaGTGATTTTATATTCTTAGATTTGTCTTCAAATTAAGCATTGATTCTATTCTAATATTATAGTGGCATAACTAGTATATTGTTGATGATCTCTTTCaccataaaatttattgaatcctacttgtatattttttaagctATAGtatctaataaattttaatccaaaaatCATCTACATAATTTCATGTTGGATTCaatatgaatataatattttatattttgaatttttgtgatTGTCAAAAAAGTTCTGGTTTTTTTTATGTTGAGTTTTAACCAATTGAACATGTATCACAacttaagataaaataaagtctatAATTGATTTGATATGAATTAAAGTTctcttttgatattttaaagtgAACAAAATAGAGAGTTATGAAATagaatataatcaaataaaacagaattcattttattgtttaaaaaataaacgaaatGAAATgggttgtattttttattttatttttacacattaaaaaaaaattattatgttgaattgaaatatagtataatattttatttaaatagttaaattttataccTTATATAAAAATCTTCTCATTCTTTGCCTTGTCGTTTTCAATCActaattacattaattatttaattaattaatagaaataaGCTTATGAAAAGTCttgtttaataaatatgttagaacaaagagaaagaaaagaaaaagaaaaaaaaaactacggTCTACACCCATTATTcatttaagaaatattttttaattgacaaaattaattagtttaaataaaaataatataaactttgataatttatagtttataaagtaatttgttatttttagtttcaagttatgaatttatcaaaatattaatttacttcTACCCAAACGAAAGATATGTATtaatattactataatattctCTAAATCAATACTCAGTACCTTATTATagttatctatatatatatatatatatatatatatatatatatatatatattaatcagttattactttattatatttataataaaaatcatatttcaatataatacacatattatgaaaaaacaaacaagaaaACGAAAAGGAAGTTTCTTTTTGGTCTTTAGTCatacaaattgtttctatttttaGATAGTCATCAAAGGATTGTGCATTTTATTTTCAGACCTATTTCTAGTTTCATGATTCCTTTACTACTCCTATTCTACATGTTTTTGTTCAGATCCTCTCCCTTGCAAAATTGTATGCGGAGTAGGTAGAAAAAGTAAGTAGCAAagattcttattttttttgaaataattgctTATCATGGTTAGTAACACATAATTATCGTGAGTTTTTACGTGTTTTTCtacaaattgtaattttttttataaattacttaaatttggtttataattatattttatagtgttttatttttgtctcatttttatctttattattttaattgaaaaaatttaaatatttattaaaaatatatttttagctaattttatcattaattttatcaaatatttcaaattaaatcatttaactTAATACATCATAATTATATGTTGCTAACTAACTTATTTATTATCCgctataaatttatttactttaaattaatCTCATGTAATCCGCTATTTTTGTCAAACAAAGTCTTGACAGCAATATTTATTAACTAATCCCCATagaaaatcatattattatactaatgataatagaataataataactaaaatgtaAACCTGTATGATACTTATCGGATATAGCAAGTAGCATACAAAATAAATTGGAAAtagcaataaataaattaaaatgctTATGATATATGCAAGATAGTTAATAAGGTTCAAAGCTGACTGCACCAAGTTCATACATAATAATACTAAGAGAACAAGAATTACATAAACATAAACTAAATAACAATAtcttaaataaactaaataacaacaacaaaacaagaacaataacataaacataagcataaataactaaataaactaTTCACTGATTTTCTTTGGTTGTTTTCCACCGAGGAATAAGGAGTAGGAGAGGTCGTCAGTGCAAAAGAGACCGGGAGTTTGAATACATCGATGAACACTACAAACTTTGTTTACCTCCGTCATCAATTCTCGGTTGGTGATGCAGCCTCCTTTTTTACGCACTATCTCCAATAGTGTATCAGTGAAAACACTCGTTGACTTTATTTGTCCGTCAACCAGTTCACTAGTCTCTCAAGCAACCTGATTACGTTGACAGGCTGAAAACAAACAAACTAATTGTCTTTGTTGTTGAGTATCTTCCCCACCGTCTACGTCCAATATATCTGCAAATCCTCTTCTTCCTTTGCATGTCAATTGTTGGTTTAATCTGTCGATTATATTTCCACTATAACAAGAGTCTGCTATCATAGTGAAATAAACCCCTTCGGCAAGCATATTTAAACAATCTTTCAGCTCTTTGTCTGTATTGTTACAAAGATATGTAGATAAATATGTagataaattaaagttaaaagaTAAAAGTATACGAgacagaaacaaaaaaaaaagtcagtttttacaaaaagaaattCTTTTATATAGCATTGtgaaaaaaacataacaatatTCTTATGTAATTATAGAAAAAACACAATAGCATAGAGTACCTTAGCATAGAGTACCTGTAATCCAAGTAAAACTCTCAGAACAAAGAAACGTCTCACCACAATAAAGATATTGTTGCACATGTTGAACACCCTTGTCATCGGTAAATATATCAGAGTATCCGTGTCCGGCAAAGTAAAATAACATCTCATCCCAGCTATAGATGAAGTGATCAAATTCTTAAGTTGAGAAAGAATAAAGGAAGCACTGTTAGCATTCAATGGCCCTGCGTCGTGAATAAAGCATATATTTTCTTCCTCATAACCAAAATACTCTTTCAAAATTTCACATAATGATTTTGCAGAACTTATGCAAGATTTCAGCATGGCATCATATTGTACATTGTAGTTTAATGCAACTACAAGTGCTCTTGGTGCTCATCTTAGAAAAAgagtgaaaagaaaaacaaaaaatgagaaggaaatggataaaaaaaagaaaagaaatatattgTATGAAATATGGAAAGTATTGAATTGTGCAGGAGTAAGAATGTATTACGGAAGGAAATGAATTATGGAAGAAATGTATTAtgttctttttattaattaaactcATGTTTTTTGTGGGTGAGTAAAAAAACACACTATTCTAAATACTACGTGCATTACAGTTGCATGTTTTATgtgaagttttttttattttaaaattgataatatagAATCTGGGCTGCCCGATACAGACTAACCCAAATGgatagtataatattttttaaaaattgtttatgtgGGCCCAGTATCTAGAGGACCCGAAATCaataaaatcttaaattaaatcaatagattctttttaattataacttgCTCAAACCCTTCTTGCACTCATCTCTCGGATCGCTTTCTTCTAAGTATTTTATGTGTTGTAGAATGGTGAAAGTTGAAACCCTTGTAAGGATAAATCTCTTTTCTTGTTCATTTTATTTCGTTCTCCAACAACATATTCATTCCCATAATATTCTATTGAATAAATTGTTATGAATTATACTCTGAAATTATGAAGCATACTCTGTTGCACGAATTTTGATAATGAAACTCTAACTGAACTACATAGAAAATGCTTCTCTTTGGCACCGTGAATTGAAGAATAGTTTACTAGAGTTGCAATAGCTATTAATGCTTCTATTGCAATAACATGATCAGTCATGAGTGCTTATGAGCTACTAGAGTTGCTCTACCAAAAAGCATTTGGGTCCTATTGTTATGGCAGTTGTGGAAACCGAAAATAGTCTTTGAAATCTCTTTAAACATTTATTGATATCCTTTcaatactaattattaatattaattaaatccttttaaatattttttcataaaataagatCATAACATTCAAATGGTATAGACAAGGAGTGTAACATTAGTTAtattactaatatatattaGAGCTCGACTTGGTTTTAAAGAGATGGAGAAACAACTTTCAGATTGTGCtaattaaacaattttattcTAGGTATAACATGTGTTATTTCTCCATTGTTTTGTCACCTCAATTTTACTTCTAGGGAATCTTTGTCTCAAGCGATTAAATCTAGATTTTTGTCTCATGTGTGTTTTCACATAGTTCGTGCACATTTGCAGAATTGGTGGGATTTTTGTCTCAAGCGATTGAATCCTTGAAGAATGTGTGATTTTATATGATTCGTGCAGACTTACAGAATTGGTGGACACTATTTATCCGTTTTTCTATTGTAGTTATATATATTATCCATGTACCAAAAATGCTTTCatctttattttctcttttgtcTTTTGCTCTTTGTTTTTTGTTTCGTTTTTGACTGGCAattactatttagaaaaataaggtACACCAAATCTCTATGTCCCctttattataaatatcaattaaatgattacaaaataaaaaatactcatttttagtatttttttttgggGACCAAATTTGGTTACAACACTTTTCTAACACAAGGGTCTTGCATCCTCCTATATTTTTTACATCATCCAATTATGATGGAAGCATACATTTGCACAAAAATTTATACGGTTAGCTGCATTATGTGTTTTGCTAGACTGATTGTTTCAAGACCAggttttttccttctcttttgccaactaatctctctcttttttgtGTGCTCTCAATTTGTGTTTTCAATTGTTCCCCCttttgtcttcttgtggccgactatttatagacttttggatatagatttcaaaagacaaaagaataattgtcaattgattaccattaatctatttttgttggtttcttttcttttaattggccacaattataccgattcttattgctattgattcatttcttcggttttcttttctattcaattgatcaccattattctgatttttatgaccatcaatcaatttatttttggtattattttcatttattttgatcatcattgcatcgatttttatgaccatcaattcatttcttttcaatttcctttatttttatttcttattattatttttagaaaatagtctgaacaagaattagaggcaaacaagaaccgaaaacacttgtgattgttaaaaagcttatatccctaattatttatttttatttttatatttcttcacatataattatatatttattattattattatcattatttcctttttaataaaaagtaaaaatcggacaaaattaggtgtcaacagctgcccctctttacttagaatttacttgagaatcaaagtaaaaataagtaaagataacaaattctaattttgtccgaaaaataatttttagaagaattcatttagttttcccgacttcaagatgcgagtcattttctcggcttcgggtgcgagtcgttttcccagcttcaacatgtgggtcgttttctcggcttctaggtgcgagtcgttttcccggctttaACATACatgtcgttttctcggcttcgggtgggagtcgttttcccagcttcaacatgcgggtcgttttctcggcttcgggtgcaaGTCATTTTCtcagcttcaacatgcgggtcgttttctcggcttctgggtgcgagtcgttttcccggcttcaacacgcgggtcgttttctcggcttcaacatgcaggtcgttttctcgacttcgggtgcaagtcgttttcccggcttcaacatgcgggtcgttttctcggcttcgggtgcgagtcgttttcccggcttcaacacgcgggtcgttttctcggcttcaacatgcaggtCGTTTTCTCGATTTGCAAAATTTCacgaatgaatgaatgaatgaatgaatatgtcggtttttattaatatttttattggacacgaccattcaaatcatgaatgaaATAAAgcacttataattttttttttttaacgtgatatctttgatctccttttttttgtccttttttattttctttttcttccgctctttctttttttcttttttttcttttttaatattgtgaTGTGACGTTGGATCTCATGTTGTTGTCTGCCTTGTACTGTAAACAACCTATACTATATccgattttattgcaatttattTCGAGGTATGATGGaatatgttttactttccaatacATGATAATCATAAGATGCATTCAGGAAAaagagttaaattataaaggtaataacagtatatatgaatatattgaaataaaaaaagaatatacataaaataaaacaaaagaaatgggtGGAAGACCCGACTTGGTTGCTAGTAATTcaatgataaagaaaaaaaagaatatacataagataaaacaaaagaaatgggtGAGAGACCCAACTTGGTTACTAGTAATTCCAAAGTAGACTGTACTAACTTCTCATGTGATAATCGGATCCATATTGTTCATTTGTCTTTTCGAGTATATATTCtttgttcttgtttttcttcttctctcaggtcgcccttttgggtttttaacctaacAGATATTTTTGTGCACCCTAATTTTTGTCCAGgttgccctttcaggttttcaacctagcggttttttttttcatttgtttttaccCTAGTTTTCGCCTAGGTCGCCGTTTCAGGTTGAAAGCGGGTATATTTTtggtaccctaatttttgcctaggttgccttttcaggttttcaacctaacaGGTATTCATTATTTAAGCATAATACTTTTTTACGGCGTCTGAGTTTATAGGAAGAGCTAAATCTTTTCCATCCATATTCGTAAGGATCAAAGCTCCACCTGAGAAAGCTTTCTTCACGACGTATGGTCCCTCATAGTTAGGAGTCCATTTCCCACGATAATCCTTTTGAATGGGTAAGATTTTTTTCAGCACCAGATCACCTTCCTGGAATTCTCGAGGACGTATTTTTTTCTCATACGCTTTCTTCagtcttttctgatataattgcccatgacataaggccgccaaccttttttcttcaatcaaattcaattgatcAAAACGNNNNNNNNNNNNNNNNNNNNNNNNNNNNNNNNNNNNNNNNNNNNNNNNNNNNNNNNNNNNNNNNNNNNNNNNNNNNNNNNNNNNNNNNNNNNNNNNNNNNNNNNNNNNNNNNNNNNNNNNNNNNNNNNNNNNNNNNNNNNNNNNNNNNNNNNNNNNNNNNNNNNNNNNNNNNNNNNNNNNNNNNNNNNNNNNNNNNNNNNNNNNNNNNNNNNNNNNNNNNNNNNNNNNNNNNNNNNNNNNNNNNNNNNNNNNNNNNNNNNNNNNNNNNNNNNNNNNNNNNNNNNNNNNNNNNNNNNNNNNNNNNNNNNNNNNNNNNNNNNNNNNNNNNNNNNNNNNNNNNNNNNNNNNNNNNNNNNNNNNNNNNNNNNNNNNNNNNNNNNNNNNNNNNNNNNNNNNNNNNNNNNNNNNNNNNNNNNNNNNNNNNNNNNNNNNNNNNNNNNNNNNNNNNNNNNNNNNNNNNNNNNNNNNNNNNNNNNNNNNNNNNNNNNNNNNNNNNNNNNNNNNNNNNNNNNNNNNNNNNNNNNNNNNNNNNNNNNNNNNNNNNNNNNNNNNNNNNNNNNNNNNNNNNNNNNNNNNNNNNNNNNNNNNNNNNNNNNNNNNNNNNNNNNNNNNNNNNNNNNNNNNNNNNNNNNNNNNNNNNNNNNNNNNNNNNNNNNNNNNNNNNNNNNNNNNNNNNNNNNNNNNNNNNNNNNNNNNNNNNNNNNNNNNNNNNNNNNNNNNNNNNNNNNNNNNNNNNNNNNNNNNNNNNNNNNNNNNNNNNNNNNNNNNNNNNNNNNNNNNNNNNNNNNNNNNNNNNNNNNNNNNNNNNNNNNNNNNNNNNNNNNNNNNNNNNNNNNNNNNNNNNNNNNNNNNNNNNNNNNNNNNNNNNNNNNNNNNNNNNNNNNNNNNNNNNNNNAAAGCTCGCGGATAACCGTCTCAAAGTTCTTTTCTCATTCTCCGATATTCCGGGAGGATATTCTCTATTTATAAGATAATGTTTGATGTCGTGATACCACGGTTTTCCATCAGTTTCTTCTTCAATGACATGGCAGTATGCTGGATAATCTCGAATCTCCATTTTAATTGATGGGATTTCATCGTTTCGATTTATTTGGAACATAGATGATAAAGTAGCCAAAGcatcagccaattgattgtcTTCTCGAGGGACATGGTGAAacgtgattttgtcaaattctaAAGACAATTCTTTTATGTAGGTAAAATAAGGTATTAACTTCTTATCTCGAGTTTCCCATTCTTGGTTAAGCTGATTAATGACTAGGGCTGAATCTCCATATACTTCTAGAACTTTTGCTTTTGATTCCAAAGCCGCCAAAATTCCCATGGCGCAAGCTTCATATTCTGCCACATTATtggtacaatcaaaacacaatcgcGCCGTGATAGGTATGAACTTCTTTTTTGGAGATATTAAAACAACCCCAATCCCATGCCCCATTATGTTTGAGGCCTCGTCGAACAACAAGGTCCATTTTCCATCATCATATTCTTCAGACAAAACCATGATATTTTCGTCTGGGAATTCATATTGCATTGATTTATAATCATCAACAGGTTGATTAGCTAGATAATCTGCCAAGGCACTCCCTTTGATGGCTTTCTGAGTAACATATGTAATATCATATTCTGATAACATCACCTGCCATCGAGCAATTCGCCCTGTGAGAGCGGGCTTTTCAAAAATGTACTTGATTGGATCCATTTTGGATATCAAATAAGTTGTATGGCAAagcatgtattgcctcaagcgATGAACTGCTCAGGCTAAGGCACAACAAGTACGTTCTAACATTGTATATCTTGTTTCAACAtctgtaaattttttacttagatAATAAATGGCATGCTCCTTTTTTCCTGTTTTATCATGTTGCCCCAGTACGCATCCCATGGCCCCATCGAGGACTGTAAGATACATAATCAAGGGTCGGCCCAGAACTGGTGGGGCTATAATTGGAGGATTTTGCAAATACTGTCGGATTTTTTCAAATGCATTTTGACATTCTTGGTTCCACACAACTGTTTGAATTTTccgtaaaagtttaaatatcgGTTCACAAGTAGCAGTTAGTtgtgatataaatcttgaaatataatttagtctcccaaGAAAACCGCGAACTTCTTTTTCTGTACTCGGGGGAGGCATTTCTGCAATGGCTCGAATCTTATCGGGATCAACCTCTATTCCTCTCTGACTAACCACAAATCCCAATACTTTGCCNNNNNNNNNNNNNNNNNNNNNNNNNNNNNNNNNNNNNNNNNNNNNNNNNNNNNNNNNNNNNNNNNNNNNNNNNNNNNNNNNNNNNNNNNNNNNNNNNNNNNNNNNNNNNNNNNNNNNNNNNNNNNNNNNNNNNNNNNNNNNNNNNNNNNNNNNNNNNNNNNNNNNNNNNNNNNNNNNNNNNNNNNNNNNNNNNNNNNNNNNNNNNNNNNNNNNNNNNNNNNNNNNNNNNNNNNNNNNNNNNNNNNNNNNNNNNNNNNNNNNNNNNNNNNNNNNNNNNNNNNNNNNNNNNNNNNNNNNNNNNNNNNNNNNNNNNNNNNNNNNNNNNNNNNNNNNNNNNNNNNNNNNNNNNNNNNNNNNNNNNNNNNNNNNNNNNNNNNNNNNNNNNNNNNNNNNNNNNNNNNNNNNNNNNNNNNNNNNNNNNNNNNNNNNNNNNNNNNNNNNNNNNNNNNNNNNNNNNNNNNNNNNNNNNNNNNNNNNNNNNNNNNNNNNNNNNNNNNNNNNNNNNNNNNNNNNNNNNNNNNNNNNNNNNNNNNNNNNNNNNNNNNNNNNNNNNNNNNNNNNNNNNNNNNNNNNNNNNNNNNNNNNNNNNNNNNNNNNNNNNNNNNNNNNNNNNNNNNNNNNNNNNNNNNNNNNNNNNNNNNNNNNNNNNNNNNNNNNNNNNNNNNNNNNNNNNNNNNNNNNNNNNNNNNNNNNNNNNNNNNNNNNNNNNNNNNNNNNNNNNNNNNNNNNNNNNNNNNNNNNNNNNNNNNNNNNNNNNNNNNNNNNNNNNNNNNNNNNNNNNNNNNNNNNNNNNNNNNNNNNNNNNNNNNNNNNNNNNNNNNNNNNNNNNNNNNNNNNNNNNNNNNNNNNNNNNNNNNNNNNNNNNNNNNNNNNNNNNNGAGGAATCCTGCGTcaaattgtttttgtatttcttccctgatttttaatgacatatcaGGCTTCATTCgccttaatttttgtttcaccGGAGAAGAATCGGGTTTTAAGGGCAATTTATGCTCCACTATGCTAGTATCCAATCCAGGCATATCCTGATACGACCAGGCAAAAACATCTTTGTATTCATGTAAGAGTTGGATTAGTTTGTGATATACTTCTTTCTTTAAGATGGTGCCAACCTTaatttctttccttccttcttCAGTCCCTAGATTAACAATTTCTATCGGTTCCTCAAAGGGCATGATACCCTGAGTTTCCCGTTCTACCGCTCTTAACAAATCTAGAGGGGGTTCAtaatcttcttcattatctttttctGTTTGACTAACAAGATGGTTAAGATTATGCAACGAGATCTTAGTACAGTCGTCTGTGAATGAACTATTCGCAAATATTGGAATTGCATTAAATATCATAGGTGACTTGACTACTTTCCAATTCCTGATTTCTGCCCCTACACCACACGGGCGAATCCAATTGGCATCCCCATCAAACATGTCATCTTCAGCTGCCGCAATATGGATTTCACTTGTTGGTCTTGCACTTTGGAAACTCCGTCGGATGTCACAGATGGGAATCCTTTCGATTCTTGGCTCTCGATTTTCAATTCGAgctaatcttttttcttttttctctttgacCAATCTCCGTTTGTCATCCCTGGTGGGTTTGTAACCTAAACCCCACTTATCTCTATTTTCAGGAAGTTCCACCGGTTCTTTGAGCCCTTCTTCATCCTTCCCCAACCCGTGCCACGGATGGTGTCCTCTACTCAACATGAACTTAGCCACCATAATAGCAGTGTTGGACATATGTGGTTCTATAGGTGTCGTTTCGACATAAGCGGTGTCCacgatttctagtgtttggaagGCAGTTTCTAGAGCGTCTTTTGTTGTCTCAACATAAGGTGTGGTGGACAAATTACTCACCAACAAATCTCCTTCTCCTGATACGATTACCAGTTGGTCATTTATCATATACTTCAGCTTTTGGTGTAAGGTTGATGGCACTACGCCGGCAGAATGGATCCATGGCCTCCCCAATAAGCAACTATAAGCGGGCACAATATCCATCACGTGAAACGTGATTTCGAATGTGACCGGGCCTATTTGAATTGGGAGATCGATTTCCTCCATTACTTCTCTGCGACTCCCGTCGAAAGCTCTAACAACCATGGGACTTGGTCTCATATATGTACCATCACAAGGTAGTTTTGCTAATGTTGATTTGGATATGACATTCAGTGAGGAGCCATTGTCAATGAGGACTCTTGACATTATATGGTCGAGGCACATTACTGatatgtgtagtgctttattatgcccTCTCCCTTCGATCGGCAACTCATCATCTGTGAAAGTTAGGTGATTGTTGGCTGtgatgttaataaaataaaataatcttgTAAAGTTGACGACAAATAGTAATgtcaaaaaaaaactttaaagttTATTTACTTCATAAGTTACAACTAtaagaatattaaataaataaaaatgaaagagaagaaaattttctaagttttttttttcatttaaaaaaatgttattttttttgaaaatttaatggcATATATGTACGTTATCTTTTTTACACATTTTATTGCAAAAATATTAGGTTTGTTATATTATTGACGTATCAAAGAACATAAATAACCAATTATCTTACGTGTACTGTTTTCTTATCTCCTACTTATACCTTTTAGGTTAAACGATTCAAGACAAATATTACAAGAGAGAAAATTGTAagaaatcaaattataattgtaTGATAACtacatttcttattttaatcttttgattagttgaaaatatatatcatattgctaactttaattatgaaaattttaatggaATTTGGTGTGGATATATATTTGTTGGACCAACTTTGATTTTAAGAGTTGACACCTAGAAATAGTGGTACATAATTCAACACTAACACTTAAATACGAAtaatagtttgataaaatagaaataattaaatataactaaatAACTATGATGTCAATTTCATATACCGACATGTATCAAAGAGATAGGTTTAAAGAATCGGACTTGTATAGGTTTGACCTCCAACACCCAAGTTTGGTTTCATTGGGTGAGTACCAagaaaacccatttttcaaaaaaattactataCACCCCCAAAATTATACCTCTTAAGAGAGAATAGGCTGTTACACATGCTCTTATTGCTATTCACATTCTTGTTCTATCATGGTGGTTGCACATTCATTTCTTGTCAGCACTAAGTAATTCGAGCAACGCCAACCGCACTGCAAAAAAGTTGAGTTATTTTTAGTTGTGAAAGAGATATCATCAATGTGTTTCGTCCTCTATTTTTAGTAActgcaataaataaaaatatagtactAAACTTTAATAGAAAAAACAGAGTAccgaaaaaataaaattaaagtttatgaaattttgaaaaattcaattttgattttttaaaatataaatgtctTCTGAAActcaaaaatgaatttttaaggAAACTCAATTTTGCATTTGTCAAAATTCATACCccttgaaatttaatttttatttattttgattaaggCTAATTTGGGTAGTTTGGGGTCGGGGGGTTTATAGGGGTAGAGCCTACTAGTTGGTGTCTCTATTTtatgagattttatttttatttttttctggtAGTGCTTATTCTGCT
It includes:
- the LOC140920651 gene encoding uncharacterized protein, with amino-acid sequence MVVRAFDGSRREVMEEIDLPIQIGPVTFEITFHVMDIVPAYSCLLGRPWIHSAGVVPSTLHQKLKYMINDQLVIVSGEGDLLVSNLSTTPYVETTKDALETAFQTLEIVDTAYVETTPIEPHMSNTAIMVAKFMLSRGHHPWHGLGKDEEGLKEPVELPENRDKWGLGYKPTRDDKRRLVKEKKEKRLARIENREPRIERIPICDIRRSFQSARPTSEIHIAAAEDDMFDGDANWIRPCGVGAEIRNWKVVKSPMIFNAIPIFANSSFTDDCTKISLHNLNHLVSQTEKDNEEDYEPPLDLLRAVERETQGIMPFEEPIEIVNLGTEEGRKEIKVGTILKKEVYHKLIQLLHEYKDVFAWSYQDMPGLDTSIVEHKLPLKPDSSPVKQKLRRMKPDIQRGIEVDPDKIRAIAEMPPPSTEKEVRGFLGRLNYISRFISQLTATCEPIFKLLRKIQTVVWNQECQNAFEKIRQYLQNPPIIAPPVLGRPLIMYLTVLDGAMGCVLGQHDKTGKKEHAIYYLSKKFTDVETRYTMLERTCCALA